GAGAGCACGTTCCAACATGCATCGAACAGACTTGGGTATTTCATTTTCCTCCATCCAATTCAGTATTTCCTCATGTTCTTCTAAGAGCTGTTGAATAAAATCGCCAAGACTATTCTCTTTCATGGTGCCCTCTCCACCCTGAATATTGGCTGGCAACTCAGATATATAGGATGTTGGCATCAATCCATCGCTCGCAGTAGGTGATCACAGTATTCAAATATTTTACAATTTTTAATAGGATGGAAGAGCAGGGAAGTGATGCCCCACTCTTCCCTACTCCGTGTAAAAATCCATTATCCGATTTTTTAATGTGACGTGAAGAAGTTCCACATAATTTGGGAGGCGTTGGGTCCATATGGATCGGTATACGAACCGGCAGTGCTGCCACCAGACCAAGCATGTCCCATACCGTGGACGACATAATGCTGTAACCAATTTTTCCCGCTGTTGTCATTATAATTATACACGGTATAGCTGTAGCCACCGGATACCTGGCCGTTCCACGAACTATCCGGGTTGGAATGTACACTCGCACCTGCATCTTGGTCGGTTCGCGCCCACTGCTGCATGCATTGCGTGCCGTTAATGGGGTTGACTACAGTGTCATTGTCGCCGTGGAATTCAATCACCGGAACAGGACGCGCATGTGTCCCCATCTGTTGATAAGCGGAGTCTCCATCCGCCACAGGATTGATCGTCCCATAAGTCATTACCGCGAGGCCAGTGGACGCATCGTAGGCATACGAGTAATCACCGCCGGAATGAACCCCCACCGCATGGAAGATATCCGGATAGGTAACCCCCATGATCGTCGCCATGAATCCTCCTGCAGAAAGCCCCGCCACATACACTTTGCTGGAATTAATGGCGTAATGAGATTTTACCCAATTCACCATACCCGCGATAATATCGGGCTCTCCTCCCGACCCGCGAACCTGGTTGTAAGTGTAAAACCAGTTCCAGCAACCGTTCGGGTTGGCTGCATAATTCATCTCGGGATACAAGACGATGAAGTTTTTTTGCTCAGCAAGCGAATTCATCTGTGTTCCGGCTGCAAAATCGTCCGCATTCTGCTGGCACCCATGCAGCATGACCATCAAGGGAACCTGTGAACCGGTA
The nucleotide sequence above comes from Effusibacillus pohliae DSM 22757. Encoded proteins:
- a CDS encoding extracellular catalytic domain type 1 short-chain-length polyhydroxyalkanoate depolymerase, with the protein product MAVLTPITSGLARLLFVLSFALVMSLAGTGLKLAHAGSSSWTEYYYGSGFYFKVYVPSTYTGSQVPLMVMLHGCQQNADDFAAGTQMNSLAEQKNFIVLYPEMNYAANPNGCWNWFYTYNQVRGSGGEPDIIAGMVNWVKSHYAINSSKVYVAGLSAGGFMATIMGVTYPDIFHAVGVHSGGDYSYAYDASTGLAVMTYGTINPVADGDSAYQQMGTHARPVPVIEFHGDNDTVVNPINGTQCMQQWARTDQDAGASVHSNPDSSWNGQVSGGYSYTVYNYNDNSGKNWLQHYVVHGMGHAWSGGSTAGSYTDPYGPNASQIMWNFFTSH